The DNA sequence GGGAGAGGGAAGGGGGAAAGGGAAAGGGAAAAGGGAGAGAATTAATCTTTTCCCTCTTTCCTCCCCCTAGTCCCGACGCCCGACGCCCTAGCCCCTTTTTTTTGACTTTTGACTTTTGACTTTTGACTTCCCCCACTCCCATAAACCCTAACAATTTCTAAAATTAAAGGGTGCATGGGCTAATATATTGCCAACCTCAAGACATGATAAATAGAATAGGGTGCTTTCCAAGTCAAGTACCCTTACCCTATAGGAGAAGGGCTTGTAACCCAAGTAAAATGTAGTTGCATGGAGTGACAACAACCGTGAATGGTATTTTTAGCAAGCTAAGAGATATGGTTGGGCTCAATGAGCCAGTAGAGTACGAGTACGACGACTACGATGATGTAGACGATCGGAATAACTACCAAAACCAAAACCTCTATCCAGAAGAAAACCAGCAAGCAGCAACGGAAGAAGAGCGCCGTCAGCGCCGCCGGATGCGCGATCGCATTGGTGTAGCACCAGAAACGGCAATGCCATCGCCCATGAATAACGTGATCGGAATGCCAGGAGTAAACAACAGTTTTTCAGAAGTTGTGGTAATGGAACCCCGCAGCTTTGAAGAAATGCCCCAAGCAATTCAAGCTTTGCGGGAACGGAAATCGGTGGTCTTAAACCTGACTATGATGGACCCAGACCAAGCGCAACGTGCTGTAGACTTTATCGCAGGCGGCACTTATGCGATCGACGGGCATCAAGAGCGGATTGGCGAAAGCATCTTCCTGTTTACGCCTAACTGCGTACAGGTAAGCACTCAATCTGGTGTCGTTCACGAAGTACCGCAAACGCAAGTACGCATCCCCCGTCAAACCGCGCCTTCACCCGCTTGGGTAGAGGATCGGCGGATTGTGCAGTCTAGTTAGCGATCGCGAGTCATTAGTTAGCGGTCAGCAGTCAGTAGTTAATTGAACGAAGCGCTAACTAATGACTGTTAACTTTTGACTTTTGAATGATTGACTTTTGACTTTTGACAAATGAGTATCAGGTTTGGCATCATTGGCGGCGGGGTAATGGGAGAAGCTCTCTTATCCCGCTTAATTAATCGACAAATTTATCTACCGTCAGAAGTTTTGGTGAGCGAGCCGCAGACCCAACGGCGCAGCTTTTTGGTGCAGGAATACGGCGTTGAAGTTACTACTGATAATCGGGAAGTAGCCAGGGTAGCTGAAGTGCTATTTTTGGCAATTAAGCCCCAGGTGTTTGAGGCGGTAGCAGCAGAGTTGGTGGAAAATGTAGTTAGTCCCGAAGAGCAACTGGTGATTTCGATTATGGCTGGGGTGACCTTGAATAAGCTGGAATGGGCTTTTCCAGGACAGGCGGTCATTCGGGCGATGCCAAATACACCAGCAACGGTGGGCGCTGGGATAACTGCGATCGCCGCCGGCAATCACGTCCAGATCGGTCACTTGGAACAGGCACAGCGCATCTTTAAAGCTGTGGGAGAAGTGGTGGAAGTGCCGGAAACGATGCTGGATGCGGTGACGGGACTTTCCGGATCGGGGCCGGGTTACGTGGCCCTCGTCGTAGAAGCGCTTACGGATGGCGGCGTAGCAGCCGGTTTGCCAAGGGCGATCGCCTCTCAGTTAGCACTCCAAACTGTACTCGGTACCGCTCAATTACTCAAAGACACGGGAATGCACCCAGCGGAACTCAAAGACCGAGTTACCAGTCCTGGCGGTACAACTATTGCTGGTATTGGTGAGTTAGAACGTGCTGGTTTCCGTTCGGCTTTGATCGAGGCGGTCAAAAAGGCTTATCGGCGCTCTAAGGAGTTAGGTAGTTGATCGGGATTTTTTTTTAACGCAAAGGACGCAGAGGTACACGCAGAGGAACGCAGAGAAAAAATGAATATCTAACCAACTCTGCGTCCCTTTGCGAAAACCTTTGCGTTCCTTTGCGTTAAAATTTAATTATTAAATATTATTTAAAATTCATCAAAAAGCTGTGCCTAATTCTTCAAGACGAGGATTTGATTGCTATACTATAATTCCCCATACAACCGAGCCCAAGATATTGATGTATAGGGTTGACAATGGCTGGTCTTTGCCTCATTTTGTACCTGCCAAAAATCATTTCGCTCATGTAGGTCAGATCGATCGAGCTATGCAGGAGCAGTTGGGTATCGATGTGACGACTCTCTGCTGTGTTTATAATGACTTGGATATTGAGAGCGATCGTGTCAATCGAGTTTTTGCTCTGGAAAATCACAGTCCTAGTTGGCAATTACCTGCTGGATATGTTTGGATTGGCGAACAGGAATTGGATCGGCTGGAGCTAGCTGTACCGGAGCATTTGGCTGTTCTTGAAGCTTGGTTTGATGAGTTTAAAGACCCTACAATCAGCAGTCAGCGAGTGCCTTGGGCCAGATTGGGTTGGTTTGAAAAGGCGTCTGCTTGGATTGAAGCGCAACTTAATCATCTTGGTATAAGTGCTATTTCTCCCATTGAACAATTCAGATCTTGGGGTATTTCCTGTATCATGCGGGTGAATACAACAGCGGGAAATATTTATTTCAAAGCTTTGCCAAATGTATTAGCTAATGATGCCCTATTTACGCAAAGCTTAGCTGCATCTTATCCAGATAATTTACCGAAAATTTTGGCGGTAGAACCGGAACAGCACTGGATTTTGATGCGGGATTTCGGCGGTACAATTCTTTCTGAAAATAGCGATATCGCTCGTTGGGAAGCAGCGCTTCGTTTATATGCAAAAATTCAGATAAATGAAGCTAGTCGCGTTGATAAGTTGCTGGCTTTGGGTTGGCCCGATCGCCGGATTTACAAGCTGCCTTTTCATATTGAGGCGCTGTTATCTGATACTGAGGCGTTGCTAGCAGGAGATTTTATCATTATTGAGTCAGATGATATAGAATATCTGCGTGGATTGATTCCGCAATTCAAGGCGATGTGTGAGGTTTTGGCAAGTTACAATATTCCGCAGACGATCGTACACGGTGATTTTTGGGCAAAAAATGTGGTTGTGACAGATAATAACTATATTTATTTTGATTGGCCAACAGGTGCGATCGCACATCCTTTCTTCGATATCGTTAACTTTTTGTATATCGAAAAGTACGTGCCGGATATTCCCAATGTGCGTACTCATCTCCGTAATATCTATTTGGAACAATGGACAATTTACGAACCGATGGAACGGTTAATAGAAGCATTTGAATTGTCGATAACATTGGGAATGTTTTACCAGGCAATCACATACTACTGGATAGTTTCCAACTTAGAGCCTCTGGCTAAGTGGGAGATGGAAGTTGCAGTACCTTTGTGTTTGGAAAAGCTTTTAGATTACAGGACAAAAATGTTACAAACCTAAAATTAGAATCTGTGAAATGAATTATGTTAAACTTTAGTTATAGCACCGCATACAGGCATCGCTAAAACTATACTCACAAGCTGATTTCAGTTTGTGATTTAGAATTACGAGCGGGCGGTAATACTTGATAAAAGCTGGTACTCTATCTCTTTGGGTTGTCATAGGAAAGCGAAATCGTGCAAACTTTTTCTAAATTTGATATTGCAAGTAAAATTAACCGCCAACCATACTACATAACGAAATTAGGTTTAGCCTACTTAGGTAATAGCTTGGAAATCATCGCAGAATTGCCAGATGAGAGCGTCGATCTAATTTGCACGTCCCCACCTTTCGCCTTAGTAAGGAAGAAAGAATATGGCAACGTAGATGCTCATAAATACGTCGAATGGTTCAAGGCATTTGCTCGTGAATTTTACCGAATTATTAAGCCCCAAGGCTCTCTAGTGATAGATATTGGCGGAACTTGGCTGAAAGGTTTTCCTGTGCGATCGCTCTATCATTTCGAGTTAGTCATAGAGCTTTGCAAACCAAAATCAGAAGGTGGTTTAGGTTTTTTTCTCGCACAAGAGCTTTTTTGGTACAATCCCGCCAAACTTCCCACACCCGCAGAATGGGTAACGGTAAGGAGAGAAAGAGTTAAAGATGCGGTAAATACGGTTTGGTGGTTATCAAAAGATGCCCACCCTAAAGCAAATAATAAAAGAGTTTTACGTCCTTACAGTGAGGCGATGAAAACCCTCTTAAGAAATGGCTATGATGCGAAACTTCGCCCATCCGGACATGATATTTCTACTAAATTTCAGAACGATCGCGGTGGTGCTATTCCTCCCAACATAATAGCCGATCCTGCTTGTGGAGCGAGCGCATCGATCGGAAAACCAGTATTAGGAGAATTTAATTGGATTTTAGAGAATGATATAGCACAGCCTGTCAATGTTATTTCAGCTTCTAACACCGCATCTAATGATTACTATCAGCGACGTTGCAAAGAAGAAGGAATTAAAGCTCATCCGGCTCGATTTCCGCAAGCATTACCTGAATTTGCGATCGCACTTTGTACTGAACCAGGTGATTTAGTTCTCGATCCCTTTGCGGGTTCAAACATGACAGGAAGAGTTGCAGAAACGCTCGATCGCCATTGGTTAGCCTTTGAATTAGATGAAAATTATCTTAAAGCATCACAATTTCGATTTGAAGAAGATGCGCCATTAGTGGTTACTCCCTTAAAAGACAGAAAAGCTCTCAAAGGCAAAGCACTAGAGTTAGCGCCTGATTACATTAAAACTTCATCCGAATTAGAGGATCGGGCAATGCCAAAACAATTAGAGTTATTTCCAATTACGAGCAACGATATGCCAGAACAAAAACTAAAATTTACTTATGGACATCAGTTTGAACCCAAAACGATGAATCTACCTGAACTGATTCAATTGTGTATAGATTGCCAACCCGATCGCCGTATTCTACAGGATGAAATTGCCAAGCGTTATTATTCCAGCCATTCAAACCAAAATGATTTACAGAAAGGGGAAAATCGTAGTAAACTTGCTATGAATACATTTCTCTCCCTTCGTGCTTACAAGCTGGTTGAGTTGATTAATGATGATGATTGGCAATACATAGTAACAGATATTGCTAATGAAATATTAGAAAATCAGAGCGATGCTGATGAAGCAGCTACGATTTTTGCCCGTCACATCCTGACTAACTTAACTGGAATGTCTTTGCTGAAAGCAGTGGAAGCAATTAACAGTAGAGGCGATAAACCTAAATTGGATCTAATAGGTTACGAACTGCAAGAAATGGGGTATTCTCTCTCTCCCAACGCCATTTATGTCAGCACGATGCGTCAATGGTTACAAGAAGCTGGGGTATTTGAGAAAACATACGAAATTAACTGGGATCGAGTCTATGATATCTTAGAACTTGATAAAGACTATATTGATGAGATTTACACTCTCACTCCAGAGCAAAAGTATTTTCTATTAGCAATGCTCCAGATGAGTATTATAGAGTTAACTAAATGGAACGATATTGCTAACTATGCGGTAAGTGTTTATAAAGTACGGTTTCCTTCAAAGTCATTTGTTAAGGATATTATTCAACCCTTAGTAGAAACAGGTTTAATTGAAACTGAGAAAACTACGGGTGGACGAGGCGCTAAACCTAATCTGGTTAAGTTGACTGAAAAAGCACAGCAAGAATTACTGTCTAAACTGTTAGAATCTATTGCAGATATGACAGAAATATCCCAAACAGAGCTAAATCGAAGTTTTGAGGATGTTGTTAATGATTTAGATCATGCAGATAAACATATTAAAGGCAAAGCTCTAGAGTTACTAGCAATTTGGATGATTCGTTTGACAAGCCTTCGATTCACAAAATGGCGGAAACGGGACTATGAAACTGGACAAGGGGAAGTAGATGTTTTAGCTGCATCCGATCGCTTTGTCTATCACCGTTGGCAAATTCAGTGTAAAAACACCAAACGAGTAGATGTTGAAGTGTTAGCTAAAGAAGTAGGAATGACTTTTGTAACTGGGGCTGATGTAGTGATGATTGTAACTACTGGTGAGTTTACTAGAGATGCTTTTCAGTATGCTTATCGCATGATGGAAGTATCACGTTACTATATGGTGCTGATTCAAAAAGAAGATATTGAAGCTATTAAAGAAGATCGAACTAATATTATCAAGATTCTCGATTGCCGCGCAAGGCGTGTATTTGCTAAGAAGGAACTAGGATTAACTGATAATGCAGTTGATGAGATTGAAATTGAAGAGGATTCACTTACAGATTTTGATGGAGCATTTGAAGAGGAATAGAGTAAACTCTGGGAGAAGGTGAAGGAATGGTAATATATGAAAATTGAGACATTAAAAAAGCGATTAGAACGAAATCGTCCCATGACTAGCGTAACGATTCGCATTCCTGAAGATGTGGTGGAAGACCTCAAACGGCTGGCACCATTGTTGGGATTTTCAGGGTATGAGCCGTTGATTCGCGCTTATATCGGTCAGGGATTGCGTACCGATTTGGAGCGATTTGAGAACGAAACAATGACAGCATTGATCGCAAGTTTAAAGCGTCGGGGTGTAAGTGATGAAATAATTAATGAAGCGTTGAGTGAAATTGTTAGTAGTTAATTCTTGCGAATCAATAAACCTAAATTAACTCTTTTAGGAGAAACAAAATGCAAGTAACCAAAGAAAAGATCAACCAAGAAATAGCTCGATTTAACGATGAGCAACTCAAGCAAGTTGCAGAATTTATCCATTTTATCAAATTTCGCCGTCGATGCCATCAAAAAGTAGTTGATTTACCTCAATTTGCCAGTCTCTATCAAGAATTTGCCCAAGAAGACAGAGAACTTGCAGAAGATGGAATGGCAGATTACATTGAGCAACTACGTCAAGAGGATCGAGCATGATTATTACAGCACTTTTCGGGTGAGTGAGGTATACAGATCCCCGACTTCTTCAAGAAGTCGGGGATCTCGACCCATAGCCTGTATACAGATCCCTGACTTCTTCAAGAAGTCGGGGATCTCGACCCATAGCCTGTATTTCATCCAACTGCAAGCCGCTGTAAGCATGGAGAAATTGTCATCGCAATTCCTATCAACCTATTAAAGGAGGAGCGGACGAGGAAATTGCCAGCGAAAAGAATGTCAAGTCGTTTGTTCGGTTTCTGTCTGTAATTTTTGTCCGATTTTAGGTTCGGTTCCTGCTAGCAAACGCTGGATATTGCTGCGATGTCTCCAAATAACGTATATCCCGGCAGCGATCGCAAATATTTGATATGGTAAAGGTTGACCGAAGCCAAACATTAACGCCGAAACTGCGATCGCACCTACAATAGAACTGAAAGAAACGATGCGGGTGATGGCCAACATGACCGCAAAAACGCCAAAGGTTGCCAAACCAACTTGCCAAGACATCGCCAGCAAAATGCCCAAACTGGTAGCAACCGACTTTCCGCCTTTAAAATTCAACCAAATTGGCCAACTATGACCGATAATCGCTGCTAATCCGGCTAAAGTAACCAGCGTTGCTAGAGATAATCCGACTGTGCTAGAAAAAGAGTATGCTAAATGAGCCAGCGCGATCGCCAAAGCACCTTTAGCCGCATCGACTAGCAAAACGACGATCGCAGGCCCTTTTCCCAGAGTTCGCAACACATTTGTTGCGCCAATGGAACCAGAACCTTGCTCTCGAATATCGATACCTTTAAGTATACGAGCGGCTAAATATCCTGTGGGAAACGACCCTAACAAATAAGATACCAACACCAACCCAATATTGACAGTTACCCCAAACATAATCAACCCATCCTTTAGTGCCAATCTCAAATTGAAAATAGCAGATTGCAGATGGAATCCCTCTATTTTAAATCTCGATCTGCAATCTGAAATTATCTAGCTTCTATCCAAAAACATCTGCGTTCCGAAGCGTTCATCTGCGGTAAAATCATCCAACATCTTAAAATCGATCGCGCTCCAACGAATAGGTAGGCGATTGCGGGTCAGGTGCAAAAGCTAACCACAAGGGAAATTGCAGCACAGACAAACTAATTTGGTCTTCCGTTTCGTCAATAACAATCAACGGCATTTGCCCTTCTTTCACCAACCGTTCGGCTTTCATTGCCAAGGCTTCTGGCGTTTCAAACAAAGTAATTCCCCGTTCCGGGCCAAAATCGCCGCGAGAAATACCCAGACAATCTTGCAAACCGCGCCGCCATTCTCCCAGACGTTCGGGGGTATTTGCCAAGATCAAAGTGCGGAGACGATCGTGATACTGCGATCGCAAAACTGAGATAATCGAAGAAGCGACGAGGATATTTTGCAGGCGAGAACCCATACTCCGCAACGCCCCCTTGCCACCCTGAGTAAAAAACCAATACGAGGCGCGTTCCGCATGAATTGGTTCAAAGGTGCGACGCAGTTGCCAAGGCGGGCCATAATAATCCGGTCGCGTGCGATATTGGTCTAAAAGCTTGCGAATTTGCTTAACTTGTTCCTGAAAACCCTGTTCGGCAAATGTTGGTACCCCAGCAGATTCTTTCACAGGTTTAGCATCTCTAACAACCACTTTTTCTTCCGGTTCTGGTGCTTTGGGAATCAATTCCAGTTCCTCAGCTGCGGATGCCAGATCCTGTAAACTACCGACTAGATAATCTTTGAAACCTTGTACCCGAATTGCCAAATCTTGAGAAACCCCAGCAAAAGTGGTTTTCATTTCAGCGCGAATGCGGTCTTGGCGGCGTTCCAATTGTTCTACAGCAATTTGCAGCGTTTGTTTGCGCTGTTCTAATTCGCTCAAGCTTTCTTGAATCAAGCGACCGCAAGTTGTTTGCATTTCGGCTACCTGCTGGGAGAGCATTTTTCTGGTGCTTTGCAGGGAAGATATTTCCTGTTTGAGAGCTTGTTCCTCTTGTTTTAACTCAGCTACCCGTTCTGCTAACTCAGCGATGCGATCGCTCCCACTCTCCACTATATCATTTTCCTGGGCGAAATCCCTTTGACTAATATTATCATTTCCGGCAATATATTCTGTATTAGCAGACAATGCTAAGCCCACTACCAACTCATCTTTTGTAGGAATATCTTCAGTGTTGGGCGGCGCTAAATCTCCTTCTATAAATTGATAGTTTTCATCATCATTTGTAGGCGCTACTTCGCCGACGACAAAATCATTTTCCGGAGTTTGTTCGACCAACTCAACTATGGTACTTTGCTCTGGTGAATTTGACCATGCCTCAATAGCTGGTTCTCGTTCCGGCGGTTGCTCTTGTTTTTGGGTTTGGGGTTCGTCTGAATTCATTTAACAACTAACAGCTAATTTACAGATAGGGGTAGGGTAGGCAATGCCCACCGCTCAATTCCAACGGTGGGCATTGCCCACCCTACTTTACTAAATCTTTGGACAGCGTTGTTCTAAACAAGTTTGTAACATCTTGGGATCGAACAGAATCGGCAAAAAGTGAATGCTCTTAACTTCTTTAAAGTAGAACAAGATAGGCACTCCGGGCCAAAAAATGCGCCAATTTTGCCATTCCCGATAAGGGAAACTGCGAATTATCTTACCAGAGCGGTATATATCTAAAGCGGTTTCCGTAAATTTGAGGCGGATGGTGACAGTCTGGAACAAGAGGAACAATCCGAACAGGGAGATGATGGCGCTAAGCCAGGGTTGTAGCAGCAATAGCGGTATGGCGATCGATACTAAAACTATGGGTATGGTGTAACTGGGGGAGAGTTCAACCGTTTGTTGGGATTCGATCGAAGCAGCCGTGGTCACAGTCTTTAATTCCTCTTTCACGTCACAAAAGACTTCTCTCTTATTCTATAAGCTCACGTTTCACAAACCTTGTAGCACCACGCTGCCCGTTCCCCGGAACATCACCCAAGTCAAGAAGAAATTGGCGACAAAGATAGCCAGCAGAGACGTGACTACAGCAGTTGTCGTTGATTGTCCCACACCTTTGGCTCCCCCTGTTGTGGTTAAGCCCCAGCTACAGCCAATCACAGCAATCAACGCGCCGAAGCAAAAAGCTTTGATCGCGGCGCTACAAATATCCCAGACATGGAGAAAGTTACGGGCGGAATCTAGAAAGACTGTCTGGGAGATATTGTACAGATTGGTGGCAATCAGCAATCCTCCCAACATCCCCGTCACCAAGCACATCAGGGTCAAAATTGGCAGCATCAAGCAGCAGGCGATCGCGCGGGGTGTTACTAAGTAGTCTATAGGATCGGTTTTGAGCATCAAGAGGGCGTCGATTTGTTCCGTTACCCGCATCGTGCCGATTTCTGCTGCAAACGCCGACCCCACTCGTCCTGCCAGCACTACGGCGGTGAGGACTGGGGCAAGTTCGCGGCACAACGCCAGTGCCAGAACTCCTCCCACGGCAGTACTGGCACCCAGGTTGATAAATTCTCGCGCTACCTGCACTGTAAATACCATACCCACAAAAGCTGCTGTCACCAAGGCAATCAGAAGCGAATCTGGGCCAACCGCTGCCATTTGATCGATGGTGTTGCGGCGGTGGATTTTGCCGTTGAGGATGTGGATGAGTACCTGTCCTCCCAACAAAATTGCGGCCAGCAAGCGCTGTCCCCATAACCCCAAGCTGAAATTAGATTTTCTCCCCTTCACCGCGCAAATTTTGCCACTGCATTAAGAACTGTGTCCGATCTGAACGATCCCCATGAACAAATCCTTTATATTTTTAATGAAAACTTAAGATTTTTGACTTTTTGGTTCGATGGTCAATGTAACGCCTATTGTGGTAAAAGGCAAGTGCCCTTTGCTGGCATGGCCCCTGTCAGTTCGATCGGAGTAGTAAAATCTGCATGAATATTATGCCCAACTTCTTCCGCTCTCTGCTGCTGACGAGTTTTCTGAGCTTTGTCGCCCCTATCCTGCTAGTAGGGGGAACGTTAGCAGGTTTGTCTTTGATTGGCTATATTCCGGTTTTGGGAATTATCGGTCAGTCTGGCGCTGAATCAATCTGGAAGTTTCTGGTCGTTTTCGGTAATGGCTGTCCCATTGAGGGATTATTGACAATTGGTTTAACTTGTGCTTTCGTAGGAGCTATGTTTGACACCTATGCTTTTTATAGGTATCAAACTTTACGCGGGAATTAAGCGATCGGGGATACTCAAAGTCTGTTTATTCCGCATCTTGAGGAGTGCTGGAGAGTGCGATCGCTCAGTACACTTCGTCATGAGTACCAATATCAATCAATACAATTATATGCTCGCCAGAATCAGCATTTTCCTTGAGAGTGTAAATGATTCGGCAATCGTACTCAACCCAATAAGCCCATAACCCTTCCAGCGGACCCCTCAATTTATGCGATTTCAAAGATTGTGAAAAAGGAGCGGCTGCCAGCAATTCCAGCACCGCAAAAATTTTTACCTCTAGTTGGGGATTTTTGCCGACAACGCGCTTAAAAGCCCGCTTAAAGCTACCATCCCAAACAAGAATTCTCATTATCCACAAGTAAATCAGCGCGTAGGTCAGCTATTGTACCACGCTTGGCTTGTCCCGCTGCGAGTGCTGCCAGAGTCTCAGCAGCATTACTGGCGATTTCCTGGCGTCTTTGTTCAATCCGTTTTTTGCGAATCAGTTCAAACAACAAATCTAGATCCTCTGGAGAAAGAGCGTCAACGTATTCAATCACTGTTTGAAAAGATACAGGGTTACTCATCGACAGTTTTTCGAGGCTTCGGTAGACTTCACACCTTTTTATCGTACATGGGTTCTCATGTACCAAATCTGCTTTAACAGAATCTAAATTATTTGCGGTATCGTTTTTAGCAAAAGAGATGGCGTGGGAGAAAGACGATAGTCAGATTTGCCTACTGTCACCAATAGCCGTAAAGAAGTACTTGCAAAAGATCGCTCGCTGGGGAGCATATCGCTTAAGGCAAATATGGCTTTTTTCTTTGTGTAAATCATGAAAGAAAATTTATAAAAAAAGAGAATTTGAATCAATTACAGATCTGTTCGCCGGACTGCTTCATTTTCCATATGCGACTGTGCTTTGTGCGACTGTGCTTTTTGGATTGGGTGTCTGGCTTGGGTGAGCGCGATCGCTTTATCCTCAACTATTGACTTTAGCATACCCAACCCTAAAATTGCGAGGGGTTGCAATAAGATTAAACATAATTTAGATTGGCAGCCCCATAGCTTTATCTATAAGATTGTCTTTGTGCTGCCTTTATCACCACTTCCATATCCAACTCTAACGCCGTCGCAATTTGTTCGATACTCAATCCCAACTGCAATAATCGAGGTACTGTTTCCAACTTGCCTTCCTGCTTACCTTCCTGCTTAGCTTCTTCAGCAACTTCTTGAAAGTACCGCGTCTTTTTCAAATCACTTAAACCGAACATCGCTTCTACCTCCCGACGACTCATGCTAGGAAATTTATAGTCTGTTGGTAACTATTAATTGGATTCTCCTTGTGCTGCCTTTCTCACAACTTCAATATCCAAATCTAATGCGATCGCAATTTGTTCGACACTCAATCCCAACTGCAATAATCGAGGTACTGTTTCCAACTTGCCTTCCAACTTGCCTTCCAACTTGCCTTCCAACTTGCCTTCTAGCCTGCCTTCCTGCTTACCTTCCTGCTTAGCTTCTTCAGCAACTTCTTGAAAGTACCGCGTCTTTTTCAAATCACTTAAACCGAACATCGCTTCTACCTCCCGACGACTCATGCTAGGAAATTTATACACCAAGACTGTTTCGATCAATTGTAGAACTTTTTGCCGGAAAGCTTCATCCTCCTGCTGTTGTGCATTCTGGATTAGCTGTCTGGCTTGGTCAATCGCTATTGTTTCATCCTCAACTATTAAGTTTAGCATCCCCAAACCGACTGACTGGTTTGCCGCTTGACCCAATTCTGACAAATAAATTCGCTGCACTTGTCCGGTAGCCAGAAAGTGCTGATACTCTAATGGTACTTCTGTATCGCTACTTTGGCGGTTGAATACCGCTACCGCACGCCAAGGTCTTTTCGGTTTGTATTGATACAGATAAACAGAAATTTCCGTAAAAAACCGATAGTAAAATTCTTCGTCTCGTTGAAACTGGACTTCTGCAAAGTAAATTGCTTGGTTGGGTTTCGATGGCAGAAATACGCCATCAATCCGTTTGATTATTTCTTTGATTTCCACTGACTTGAACTCGTAGCCCCTTGCTTCTGATGCAGGCTGACCGATTAGTTCAAAAAAGATACTGGGTAAACTCTGAAATATTTGATAGAAGATGCTGTCTGTTTTCATGTTTTTGGCTTAGATACTCAGCTTCAGACGGTATGGTGGCAAATTCTCACGTATTCTCGAAAAAGAGGAGATAAATTAAACGAAATTTTATCACCTTCTATTGTTTTGAGTAAATAGCGTTTGCTCAAAGATTGTAAACCGTTAATCAAGTTTATTGAGGACAAAGATAACACTTCTCTTAAAT is a window from the Aerosakkonema funiforme FACHB-1375 genome containing:
- a CDS encoding cell division protein SepF — encoded protein: MNGIFSKLRDMVGLNEPVEYEYDDYDDVDDRNNYQNQNLYPEENQQAATEEERRQRRRMRDRIGVAPETAMPSPMNNVIGMPGVNNSFSEVVVMEPRSFEEMPQAIQALRERKSVVLNLTMMDPDQAQRAVDFIAGGTYAIDGHQERIGESIFLFTPNCVQVSTQSGVVHEVPQTQVRIPRQTAPSPAWVEDRRIVQSS
- the proC gene encoding pyrroline-5-carboxylate reductase: MSIRFGIIGGGVMGEALLSRLINRQIYLPSEVLVSEPQTQRRSFLVQEYGVEVTTDNREVARVAEVLFLAIKPQVFEAVAAELVENVVSPEEQLVISIMAGVTLNKLEWAFPGQAVIRAMPNTPATVGAGITAIAAGNHVQIGHLEQAQRIFKAVGEVVEVPETMLDAVTGLSGSGPGYVALVVEALTDGGVAAGLPRAIASQLALQTVLGTAQLLKDTGMHPAELKDRVTSPGGTTIAGIGELERAGFRSALIEAVKKAYRRSKELGS
- a CDS encoding phosphotransferase, translated to MYRVDNGWSLPHFVPAKNHFAHVGQIDRAMQEQLGIDVTTLCCVYNDLDIESDRVNRVFALENHSPSWQLPAGYVWIGEQELDRLELAVPEHLAVLEAWFDEFKDPTISSQRVPWARLGWFEKASAWIEAQLNHLGISAISPIEQFRSWGISCIMRVNTTAGNIYFKALPNVLANDALFTQSLAASYPDNLPKILAVEPEQHWILMRDFGGTILSENSDIARWEAALRLYAKIQINEASRVDKLLALGWPDRRIYKLPFHIEALLSDTEALLAGDFIIIESDDIEYLRGLIPQFKAMCEVLASYNIPQTIVHGDFWAKNVVVTDNNYIYFDWPTGAIAHPFFDIVNFLYIEKYVPDIPNVRTHLRNIYLEQWTIYEPMERLIEAFELSITLGMFYQAITYYWIVSNLEPLAKWEMEVAVPLCLEKLLDYRTKMLQT
- a CDS encoding DNA methyltransferase, translating into MQTFSKFDIASKINRQPYYITKLGLAYLGNSLEIIAELPDESVDLICTSPPFALVRKKEYGNVDAHKYVEWFKAFAREFYRIIKPQGSLVIDIGGTWLKGFPVRSLYHFELVIELCKPKSEGGLGFFLAQELFWYNPAKLPTPAEWVTVRRERVKDAVNTVWWLSKDAHPKANNKRVLRPYSEAMKTLLRNGYDAKLRPSGHDISTKFQNDRGGAIPPNIIADPACGASASIGKPVLGEFNWILENDIAQPVNVISASNTASNDYYQRRCKEEGIKAHPARFPQALPEFAIALCTEPGDLVLDPFAGSNMTGRVAETLDRHWLAFELDENYLKASQFRFEEDAPLVVTPLKDRKALKGKALELAPDYIKTSSELEDRAMPKQLELFPITSNDMPEQKLKFTYGHQFEPKTMNLPELIQLCIDCQPDRRILQDEIAKRYYSSHSNQNDLQKGENRSKLAMNTFLSLRAYKLVELINDDDWQYIVTDIANEILENQSDADEAATIFARHILTNLTGMSLLKAVEAINSRGDKPKLDLIGYELQEMGYSLSPNAIYVSTMRQWLQEAGVFEKTYEINWDRVYDILELDKDYIDEIYTLTPEQKYFLLAMLQMSIIELTKWNDIANYAVSVYKVRFPSKSFVKDIIQPLVETGLIETEKTTGGRGAKPNLVKLTEKAQQELLSKLLESIADMTEISQTELNRSFEDVVNDLDHADKHIKGKALELLAIWMIRLTSLRFTKWRKRDYETGQGEVDVLAASDRFVYHRWQIQCKNTKRVDVEVLAKEVGMTFVTGADVVMIVTTGEFTRDAFQYAYRMMEVSRYYMVLIQKEDIEAIKEDRTNIIKILDCRARRVFAKKELGLTDNAVDEIEIEEDSLTDFDGAFEEE
- the plsY gene encoding glycerol-3-phosphate 1-O-acyltransferase PlsY — protein: MFGVTVNIGLVLVSYLLGSFPTGYLAARILKGIDIREQGSGSIGATNVLRTLGKGPAIVVLLVDAAKGALAIALAHLAYSFSSTVGLSLATLVTLAGLAAIIGHSWPIWLNFKGGKSVATSLGILLAMSWQVGLATFGVFAVMLAITRIVSFSSIVGAIAVSALMFGFGQPLPYQIFAIAAGIYVIWRHRSNIQRLLAGTEPKIGQKLQTETEQTT
- a CDS encoding DUF3086 domain-containing protein, producing the protein MNSDEPQTQKQEQPPEREPAIEAWSNSPEQSTIVELVEQTPENDFVVGEVAPTNDDENYQFIEGDLAPPNTEDIPTKDELVVGLALSANTEYIAGNDNISQRDFAQENDIVESGSDRIAELAERVAELKQEEQALKQEISSLQSTRKMLSQQVAEMQTTCGRLIQESLSELEQRKQTLQIAVEQLERRQDRIRAEMKTTFAGVSQDLAIRVQGFKDYLVGSLQDLASAAEELELIPKAPEPEEKVVVRDAKPVKESAGVPTFAEQGFQEQVKQIRKLLDQYRTRPDYYGPPWQLRRTFEPIHAERASYWFFTQGGKGALRSMGSRLQNILVASSIISVLRSQYHDRLRTLILANTPERLGEWRRGLQDCLGISRGDFGPERGITLFETPEALAMKAERLVKEGQMPLIVIDETEDQISLSVLQFPLWLAFAPDPQSPTYSLERDRF